GATGTCACCGTCCGCGCTCAGCCATATGATCCGGTCGCTGGAGGAGCGCCTCGGCGCCAGGCTTCTCAACAGGACGACCCGGAGTGTTGCACCGACCGAAGCGGGGCAGGCCTTGTTCGACCGGTTGCGCCCCGCGATCGATGACATGGAAGGCGCCATTCGGGACGTCGGTGCTTACCAGACGCAACCCAGGGGCATTGTTCGCGTCAACTTGCCGCGCATTGCCGCTCGTCTTGTCGTAACGCCGATCCTTGCCGATTTTCTAGGGGAATATCCTGAGATCCGGCTCGATCTGGTGATCGACGACACACTCACCGACGTCGTGGCCAAGGGCTTTGATGCTGGGATTCGATCGGGCGAACTCGTGCAGCAAGACATGATCGCGGTGAGACTGACGCCCGATCTGAGGATGGCTGTCGTTGGCTCTCCGGCCTATTTCGCGGGTCGGGCATTGCCCGAAGTG
This region of Labrys wisconsinensis genomic DNA includes:
- a CDS encoding LysR family transcriptional regulator; amino-acid sequence: MKGTEFAELTAFLTVSDERNFRRAAQRLGMSPSALSHMIRSLEERLGARLLNRTTRSVAPTEAGQALFDRLRPAIDDMEGAIRDVGAYQTQPRGIVRVNLPRIAARLVVTPILADFLGEYPEIRLDLVIDDTLTDVVAKGFDAGIRSGELVQQDMIAVRLTPDLRMAVVGSPAYFAGRALPEVPRDIRDHRCITYRWSETGVLYRWSFDGPGGSVDVDVDSIVTANDTDLLLAAALQGAGLAFTPESFVAPYIESGELVRVLEPWCKPFSGFYLYYPNRPRMPLALRAFIDFIKFRNSLERQLA